From Brassica oleracea var. oleracea cultivar TO1000 chromosome C3, BOL, whole genome shotgun sequence, a single genomic window includes:
- the LOC106330783 gene encoding uncharacterized mitochondrial protein AtMg00810-like, with amino-acid sequence MELDERRESVGDEISAMIKNDTWYETELPKGKKAVTSCLLFTIKYLANGKLERKKTRLSIWSGIYGKNVFLQGELEDEVYMRPPPGMEDFVKPGNVLRLKKTIYGLKQSPRAWYHKLSTTLSGRGFVKSEADHILFTLTNKQGIVVILIYVDDIIITGSDKEGIISTKAFLKSTFDIKDLGELKYFLGIKICRSKEWLFLSQRKYTLDLLNEAGKLGEIIAKTPLEEGYKVLHEREIEDKPFGDFKLYRRMVGKLIYLTITRPDICFAVNQVSQHMQAPKVHHWNMVERIMRYLREAPGKGVWMCYNKSTETVGYCDAD; translated from the exons ATGGAGCTAGATGAGCGGAGAGAGTCAGTTGGAGATGAAATCAGTGCCATGATCAAGAATGATACTTGGTATGAAACTGAGCTTCCCAAAGGAAAGAAAGCAGTAACAAGTTGCCTACTCTTCACCATCAAGTATCTAGCTAATGGGAAACTAGAGAGGAAGAAGACAAGGCTA TCAATTTGGAGTGGAATTTATGGCAAGAATGTTTTTCTTCAAGGAGAATTGGAGGATGAGGTTTATATGAGGCCACCTCCGGGTATGGAAGACTTTGTGAAACCAGGAAACGTCCTTAGATTGAAGAAGACTATCTATGGATTGAAGCAATCACCAAGAGCTTGGTATCACAAGCTGAGTACAACTCTCAGTGGAAGAGGGTTTGTAAAATCTGAAGCTGATCATATACTCTTCACCCTCACAAACAAGCAAGGAATTGTGGTGATTCTGATTTATGTAGATGATATTATCATCACAGGAAGTGACAAGGAAGGTATCATCTCAACCAAAGCTTTTCTTAAGTCTACTTTTGATATTAAAGATTTGGGTGAGCTAAAGTATTTTCTAGGGATAAAAATATGCCGCTCTAAAGAGTGGCTTTTCTTATCTCAAAGAAAGTACACACTTGATCTTTTAAATGAGGCAGGAAAGCTTGGAGAAATAATAGCTAAGACACCTCTTGAAGAAGGATACAAAGTCTTGCATGAGAGGGAGATTGAAGATAAACCATTTGGAGACTTCAAACTCTATAGGAGAATGGTTGGGAAGCTGATCTATCTAACCATTACAAGACCAGACATCTGCTTTGCTGTGAATCAAGTCAGCCAACATATGCAAGCACCTAAAGTTCATCATTGGAATATGGTGGAAAGGATCATGAGGTATCTGAGAGAAGCTCCGGGTAAAGGCGTATGGATGTGCTACAACAAGAGCACAGAGACTGTGGGATATTGTGATGCAGATTAG
- the LOC106333902 gene encoding uncharacterized protein At1g24485-like yields the protein MMAALLHLITIFSLLATILPIAQSINIDCGSTGSYVDSNNVTWVGDKGFVTTGEPMKIPDVVTKPLNTLRYFSTGQTNCYTNIPVAIRQKTLVRTKFYYENYDGNFSPPSFDLVYDGKHRDSVEITESLLNNEETFYYSELIFSPGNESISVCLLRTSPSDNPFISSIEVYSLDVGMYADLGPSEGLITEQRTACGAKETISYPLDPYGRPWYPLGADDTLTDLTTSAPSIDITGASNKPPEVVMSKSSSSLGESIKLSNLALPLTGVPVYLALYFSEPQTLGQTQKRSFNVFLDETQVSSGPINPVFGKATQVVLRDVVATSVSQIIFQSTGDSVLPPIINGVELFSISNSRNGGGGSQSSVGNNDSGGGAKNNGGKNKKNKLPLILGVTFASAFAILSSTFGAIFLRKRQNAKPQSNTTPTTSTGNGTGTGMSPLVEQQFASDTDHSYVVQDHH from the exons ATGATGGCGGCGCTTCTTCATCTCATTACTATCTTCTCTCTCTTAGCCACAATCCTTCCAATCGCACAAA GTATAAACATCGACTGTGGATCAACGGGGTCCTACGTAGACTCGAACAATGTAACATGGGTCGGAGATAAAGGCTTCGTCACGACCGGCGAGCCCATGAAGATTCCAGACGTCGTTACGAAGCCGCTCAACACCCTCCGGTACTTCTCAACCGGGCAAACCAACTGCTACACCAACATTCCGGTGGCAATACGCCAGAAAACACTCGTGAGGACAAAGTTTTACTACGAGAACTACGATGGTAACTTTTCCCCGCCATCTTTCGACTTGGTGTATGATGGGAAACACCGCGATTCTGTGGAAATCACTGAGTCTTTGCTAAACAACGAGGAGACGTTCTATTACTCGGAGTTGATATTTTCTCCCGGGAATGAGAGTATTAGCGTATGCCTCCTCCGTACGTCTCCATCCGATAACCCTTTTATATCGTCCATTGAGGTTTACAGCTTAGACGTCGGAATGTATGCCGATCTTGGTCCCAGTGAAGGTCTGATTACCGAACAAAGAACTGCTTGCGGTGCCAAAGAGACTATAAG CTACCCGTTAGATCCTTATGGTAGGCCATGGTACCCGTTAGGCGCCGATGATACACTGACCGATCTAACGACCTCAGCCCCGTCAATAGACATCACAGGGGCGTCGAACAAGCCGCCAGAGGTTGTTATGTCGAAGTCATCGTCATCGTTAGGAGAAAGCATAAAACTCTCTAACTTGGCGCTCCCCTTAACTGGTGTGCCGGTATACTTGGCTCTTTACTTCTCGGAGCCTCAGACTCTAGGTCAGACCCAAAAACGGTCATTCAACGTTTTCTTGGATGAGACCCAAGTGAGTTCGGGTCCCATCAATCCAGTTTTTGGGAAAGCAACTCAAGTTGTTTTAAGAGATGTAGTGGCCACGTCAGTGTCCCAAATAATATTTCAGTCCACTGGTGACTCGGTTTTGCCACCCATCATTAACGGTGTGGAGCTGTTTTCGATAAGTAACAGCCGGAATGGTGGAGGCGGAAGCCAAAGCAGCGTTGGTAATAATGATTCTGGAG GTGGGGCAAAAAACAACGGAGGAAAGAACAAGAAAAACAAATTACCACTCATTCTTGGAGTTACGTTCGCCTCTGCGTTTGCAATTCTCTCATCAACGTTTGGAGCTATTTTCTTGAGAAAGCGTCAAAATGCTAAGCCACAGTCCAATACCACACCAACTACGTCCACAG GGAATGGAACAGGCACCGGAATGTCACCTCTAGTTGAACAGCAATTTGCTAGTGATACAGACCACTCTTATGTTGTTCAAGATCATCATTGA
- the LOC106334324 gene encoding LOW QUALITY PROTEIN: uncharacterized protein At1g24485 (The sequence of the model RefSeq protein was modified relative to this genomic sequence to represent the inferred CDS: substituted 2 bases at 2 genomic stop codons): MASDSLFLLFFLSTITLSQAGVNIDCGTSLSGVDANNIKWVGDKDFITSGESATVASTTVKKALTTLRYFPTGESNCYKIPVTKGGKVLVRTMFYXGNYDGKSSSPTFSVVFEGKHRGTVSISSAFAPYTLELIYAPASGETNVCFVRTSSSSSPFVSSIEVVDLAAGMYDGLGPGEGLSYQQRIAYGTIETIRSDLYGRFWLPPELNILLTGVPSSAASIDTSDASNKPPVSILRNSWSGDSLALVDPTLPTGGVPVYLAMYFSEPIQMSVRSFNILFGTKKVGTGAVVPVYGKATQVVVRDVLASSSSQLVFQSTTGALLPPMINALELYVISSGKSGEGSENGGGSGSGTGGGGGGGGSGSDGPGGSGGTGKGQAGGSNEGSSGGSTNEAKKTKLPIIVGAVSAVVFVIIVXAIVAIVLANRRKSRLQGLALPTSTVAQTGTGASPFGQKTGNEANQSTNEADMGDIDDLIGVNHSYVTQQH, encoded by the exons ATGGCTTCTGATTCGCTTTTTCTTCTCTTTTTTCTTTCCACCATAACCCTCTCTCAAG CAGGTGTAAACATAGACTGCGGAACGTCATTATCGGGCGTAGATGCCAACAACATAAAATGGGTCGGGGACAAAGACTTCATCACATCCGGAGAATCGGCCACGGTTGCTTCCACCACCGTCAAGAAAGCCCTCACCACACTCAGGTACTTCCCCACCGGCGAATCCAACTGCTATAAAATTCCGGTAACAAAAGGCGGAAAAGTCCTAGTGCGAACGATGTTTTACTAAGGAAACTATGACGGGAAGTCTTCATCCCCAACCTTCAGCGTAGTTTTTGAAGGGAAACACCGAGGCACCGTGTCAATATCTTCAGCATTCGCACCGTACACTTTGGAGCTGATATATGCTCCGGCCAGCGGAGAGACAAACGTATGTTTTGTGCGTACCTCTTCGTCATCAAGCCCATTTGTATCATCCATTGAAGTTGTTGACTTGGCCGCTGGCATGTATGACGGACTGGGTCCCGGTGAAGGTTTATCTTACCAACAACGAATTGCGTATGGCACAATAGAAACTATAAG ATCGGATCTTTACGGTAGGTTCTGGCTTCCTCCCGAGCTAAACATATTATTGACAGGAGTACCATCCTCGGCTGCATCTATCGATACCTCTGATGCATCAAACAAGCCGCCTGTGTCCATTCTCCGTAACTCTTGGAGCGGGGATAGCTTAGCACTAGTCGACCCCACTCTTCCAACGGGAGGAGTTCCTGTTTACTTGGCTATGTATTTCTCGGAGCCTATCCAGATGAGTGTACGATCGTTCAACATTTTATTTGGCACTAAGAAAGTCGGCACGGGTGCAGTTGTGCCAGTGTATGGAAAAGCTACCCAAGTGGTAGTCAGAGACGTCCTGGCCAGCTCGAGCTCCCAGCTAGTGTTCCAGTCCACAACTGGTGCGCTTTTACCGCCCATGATTAATGCGTTGGAGCTTTATGTGATAAGTTCTGGTAAAAGCGGAGAAGGAAGCGAAAATGGAGGTGGAAGCGGATCAGGAACAGGTGGTGGTGGTGGAGGAGGCGGATCTGGGAGCGACGGACCTGGAG GCTCTGGTGGGACTGGAAAAGGACAAGCGGGAGGAAGCAATGAAGGGAGCTCAG GTGGGTCAACCAATGAAGCAAAGAAAACTAAACTGCCAATTATAGTCGGTGCGGTATCCGCGGTAGTGTTTGTTATTATCGTATAAGCTATCGTTGCTATTGTCTTGGCAAATCGTCGCAAATCAAGGCTGCAAGGACTGGCATTGCCAACGTCCACAG TTGCTCAAACGGGGACTGGAGCATCCCCATTTGGACAAAAGACAGGGAACGAAGCTAACCAGTCTACAAATGAGGCAGACATGGGAGATATCGACGACCTGATTGGAGTAAATCACTCGTATGTAACGCAACAACATTGA